Proteins from a genomic interval of Odontesthes bonariensis isolate fOdoBon6 chromosome 7, fOdoBon6.hap1, whole genome shotgun sequence:
- the tshz3a gene encoding teashirt homolog 3, with product MPRRKQEAPKRAAAYSPEELAEQTVEEAEAGELPSVPQDDLPMKDEFVEQSGEIAKEQTCDQESAEATELSGQEMDSESHVSEASDRLSDFESPSRKVEANLVTSSLNADTKTPPIGMDTLEQMKAIYSSFLTSPLWSPLNLNSTPLQTHSSASTEKPTRSNSTSSSSSCSSGSYDWHQSAVAKTLQQHPPQSRHPAQSEPSLFSTVQLHRQNPKLFGSIFTGASKFRCKGCSAAYDTLVELTVHMNDTGHYRDDNQDKAGSGAKRWSKPRKRSLLEMEGKEDAQKVLKCMYCGHSFESLQDLSVHMIKTKHYQKVPLKEPMAPVAAKIMSSKKRGLVGLDLTSVPRSREGTPKAKSDLSEPSQKPSHSPYTTPNNRYSHQNGGSYTWQFESNKLQILKCMECGSSYNTLQELRTHMMVTGHFLRVTSSMGKRIKTLPEATSPNPGRVTTPTEQRVQSVPLAPSTFSPPPLHSTTTPPATSPPLKEIKKEEVEEECTKQETVGTERQVKVSVGKEEDAEKEEKYDISKYNYLTEEDLKESPKGGLDILKSLENTVTSAINKAQSGNPSWGGYPSIHAAYQFPSALKLQQGTMEKNSQMKFLFNGIDGAMSSYAKNQPLISPPLSQSSPFPTNNFQAMEDLVKKVTEKVAKVEQRVKQLSPKRENQLSPCSSEVEESHKGGEAESPREWREVTPANSDRGSHSDRTSPATEPKRDRAVKSPLASTLRCSNAIITGHTPPEQPFVNPLSALQSVMNIHLGKAAKPSLPNQDPLSLLSRLSQSMTEKAAVAAPPLQTKKPETVVDNSFCQPSDDQPMDLTKSKSDKGGSVGSAPQTPSSTASSISPISLVTPAKLTVVSPYTSSSPLHENALSDISDMLRNLTQSHPVTKPPSRSRVTEKVEVVGFKHDEDDASLHGHKRKGRHSNWNPQHLLLLQAQFASSLRQTSEGKYIINDLSPQERMHISRFTSLSMTTISHWLANVKYQLRRTGRTKFLKNLDSGQPIFFCSDCASQIRTPAAYVCHLEAHLGFRIRDLAKLSPKQTVRDTNTLTEKVVPLESFLSPQSEDDCSSNGAVYRCQLCVRKFATKHAIKLHLSKSHGKSPEDHLLYVCELEKH from the exons ATGCCACGGAGAAAACAAGAAGCGCCCAAGCGCGCAGCAG CCTATTCTCCTGAGGAGCTGGCTGAGCAAACTGTGGaggaagcagaagcaggagAGCTGCCCTCAGTCCCTCAGGATGACCTTCCTATGAAAGATGAGTTTGTGGAGCAAAGCGGAGAGATTGCCAAGGAGCAGACATGTGACCAGGAATCAGCTGAGGCCACAGAGCTCTCGGGACAAGAAATGGACAGTGAGTCACATGTGAGTGAGGCCAGTGACCGACTCTCAGACTTTGAGAGCCCATCCAGAAAAGTCGAGGCCAACTTGGTCACATCATCTCTGAATGCTGACACCAAGACACCTCCCATAGGCATGGACACCTTAGAGCAAATGAAAGCTATCTACTCCAGCTTCCTGACCAGCCCTTTGTGGTCACCACTGAACTTAAATTCCACACCACTACAGACGCACTCTTCAGCTTCTACAGAGAAGCCAACTCGCAGCAACAGCACTAGCAGCAGTAGTAGCTGCAGCAGTGGTAGCTATGACTGGCACCAGTCTGCAGTAGCGAAGACACTACAACAGCATCCTCCTCAGAGCCGTCACCCTGCTCAGTCTGAGCCCAGCCTCTTCAGTACAGTCCAACTTCACAGGCAAAACCCAAAGCTATTTGGCTCAATCTTCACCGGGGCCAGCAAATTCCGTTGTAAGGGCTGTAGCGCTGCTTATGATACTCTGGTGGAGCTGACAGTTCACATGAATGACACAGGCCACTACCGTGATGACAACCAGGACAAGGCAGGCAGCGGCGCAAAACGCTGGTCTAAACCACGTAAACGGTCCCTGTTGGAGATGGAGGGAAAGGAGGATGCACAGAAAGTTTTAAAGTGTATGTATTGTGGCCACTCCTTTGAATCCCTTCAAGACCTCAGTGTCCACATGATCAAGACCAAACACTACCAGAAAGTGCCTCTGAAGGAGCCAATGGCCCCTGTGGCAGCCAAAATCATGTCCTCCAAGAAAAGGGGACTCGTGGGTTTGGACCTCACTTCTGTACCACGGTCTAGAGAAGGAACCCCCAAAGCAAAGTCGGACCTGAGCGAACCCTCACAAAAACCTTCCCACAGCCCTTATACCACCCCTAATAACCGATACAGCCACCAGAATGGTGGAAGCTATACTTGGCAGTTTGAGTCCAACAAATTGCAGATCCTTAAGTGTATGGAGTGTGGCAGCTCCTATAATACACTCCAAGAGCTGAGGACCCACATGATGGTGACAGGACACTTCTTGAGGGTGACCAGCTCTATGGGAAAGAGAATCAAAACACTTCCTGAGGCCACCTCCCCCAATCCTGGGAGGGTCACCACACCTACTGAACagagagttcagtctgtaccaCTTGCACCTTCCACCTTCTCTCCACCACCTCTTCATAGTACCACAACTCCTCCCGCCACTTCTCCCCCTCTCAAAGAGATAAAGAAGGAAGAGGTTGAGGAGGAGTGCACCAAGCAAGAGACAGTTGGAACTGAAAGGCAAGTCAAAGTTTCTGTCGGTAAGGAGGAGGACGCtgagaaagaggaaaaatatgACATTTCAAAGTATAACTATCTTACAGAGGAGGACCTGAAGGAAAGCCCTAAAGGAGGGTTGGATATTCTCAAATCACTGGAAAACACAGTGACATCAGCCATCAACAAGGCACAGAGTGGGAATCCAAGCTGGGGGGGCTACCCTAGCATCCATGCAGCCTACCAGTTCCCAAGTGCCCTCAAGCTTCAACAGGGCACCATGGAAAAGAATTCACAAATGAAGTTCTTGTTCAATGGAATAGATGGAGCCATGTCCTCTTACGCTAAGAACCAGCCCCTCATTTCTCCACCACTAAGTCAGTCCTCCCCCTTCCCCACCAACAACTTTCAAGCAATGGAGGATTTGGTGAAAAAAGTGACAGAGAAAGTGGCAAAAGTTGAGCAAAGGGTTAAGCAGTTGTCTCCAAAGAGGGAGAACCAACTGTCCCCCTGTAGTAGTGAGGTCGAAGAATCGCACAAGGGAGGAGAGGCTGAATCACCTCGGGAATGGAGGGAAGTCACGCCAGCCAACAGTGACAGGGGAAGCCATAGTGACAGGACCTCCCCAGCAACGGAACCCAAGAGAGACAGAGCAGTTAAGTCCCCTCTTGCCTCTACACTCAGATGCAGCAACGCCATTATCACTGGTCATACTCCTCCTGAGCAGCCCTTTGTCAACCCTCTAAGTGCTCTTCAGTCAGTAATGAACATTCATTTGGGGAAAGCAGCCAAACCCTCTTTGCCAAATCAAGATCCCCTTAGTCTGCTTTCTAGGCTCAGCCAGAGCATGACTGAGAAGGCCGCTGTGGCCGCTCCTCCATTACAGACCAAAAAGCCAGAAACTGTAGTTGATAATAGTTTTTGCCAGCCAAGTGATGACCAGCCAATGGATCTCACAAAAAGCAAAAGTGATAAAGGAGGCTCTGTAGGATCAGCACCCCAAACACCCTCATCCACAGCCTCCTCCATCTCCCCCATCTCTCTTGTTACTCCTGCAAAGCTGACAGTGGTCTCTCCTTACACATCCAGCAGCCCTCTACATGAAAATGCATTGTCAGATATCTCAGACATGCTTAGAAACTTGACACAATCCCACCCTGTAACAAAGCCTCCCTCGCGGTCCCGGGTAACAGAAAAAGTTGAAGTTGTAGGTTTTAAACATGATGAGGACGATGCATCTCTGCATGGCCACAAACGCAAAGGCCGTCACTCCAATTGGAACCCACagcacctcctcctcctgcaggcCCAGTTTGCCTCTAGCTTGAGGCAGACATCagaagggaaatatatcatTAATGACCTTAGCCCACAGGAAAGAATGCACATATCTCGTTTCACAAGTCTCTCCATGACCACCATCAGCCACTGGCTGGCTAATGTCAAATACCAGCTGAGGAGAACGGGCAGAACCAAGTTCCTAAAGAACCTGGACTCTGGTCAGCCTATATTCTTCTGTAGTGACTGCGCCTCACAGATTCGAACCCCAGCAGCTTATGTATGCCACTTGGAGGCCCACCTGGGGTTCAGAATCAGGGACCTGGCAAAGCTGTCCCCCAAACAGACTGTTAGGGACACCAACACTCTCACTGAGAAAGTGGTACCCCTGGAGTCCTTTCTTTCTCCCCAATCTGAAGATGACTGCAGTAGTAATGGAGCAGTATACCGCTGCCAGCTCTGTGTCCGAAAGTTTGCCACTAAGCATGCCATCAAGCTTCACCTCAGCAAGAGCCATGGGAAGTCTCCAGAGGACCATCTGCTATATGTGTGTGAACTGGAGAAACATTGA